A part of Candidatus Moraniibacteriota bacterium genomic DNA contains:
- a CDS encoding acetate--CoA ligase family protein, whose product MNIQSLFEPKSIAIVGASTKVGSVGNDIVKNLVEQKYQGEIYPVNPKTDSLYDRRCYPHLAAIEGEVDCAIIAVPAPIVSTVLREAVAKQVKSAVVISAGFHEAGNAELEREISDIARSGDMALLGPNCLGVVNPHLSMNASFARTLPKKGNIAFLSQSGALGTAVLDMAANIGVGFSKFVSLGNKALLDESALLEYFANDRKTKVIAIYAEDLRNPTAIKNVARAMALAKKSKPIIILKSGKTSAGAQALSSHTGSLAGNDASYEALFEEAGILRAETAEELFLLARGFSLLPLPLGKNIAVLTNAGGPGVLSADAALESGLSLAPLSEATMTELRSFLPLASGVKNPVDILGDAKSDRYARALDTILLDTSVHMVMVVLTPQSMTDVEAIAEVIAERAKVATVPMVAAFMGGKLVAGGIKVLLRKKVPVVGFPEDGIHMLAALAHFREMREEMRVDAGDFSGFEASGTIDRSRVEAIFHEIEVSGRKALSAVETLEVFSAYGLSLPRYAVATTAEEASRVAREIGTPCALKILSEDITHKSDAGGVLLNISPENAGASFQAIIDRVRASSPEAKIEGVLFMEMAARGGIELIAGSFRDPNLGQTIMLGSGGIYVEILKDAAFGLAPVSRNRAEEMLRKLRIFPLLDGARGGTKYDVASVVECVGRLSQLLADFPAIHELDINPIIVYPQSSESTHALIVDGRLSL is encoded by the coding sequence ATGAACATTCAGTCTTTGTTTGAGCCGAAATCAATCGCTATTGTGGGAGCATCGACGAAGGTTGGGAGTGTCGGAAACGACATCGTGAAGAATTTGGTCGAGCAAAAATATCAGGGCGAAATATACCCAGTCAATCCAAAGACTGATTCACTCTATGATCGACGCTGTTACCCACATCTTGCGGCGATTGAGGGAGAGGTTGATTGCGCTATTATCGCGGTCCCAGCGCCAATTGTGTCAACTGTTTTGCGAGAGGCAGTGGCAAAGCAAGTGAAAAGCGCGGTGGTTATTTCCGCCGGGTTTCACGAAGCAGGGAATGCCGAACTCGAGCGGGAAATCTCCGATATTGCACGTTCGGGTGATATGGCGCTTCTTGGTCCGAATTGTCTCGGTGTAGTCAATCCGCATCTCTCCATGAATGCCTCTTTTGCGCGGACGCTTCCGAAGAAGGGCAATATCGCATTTTTATCACAAAGCGGCGCACTCGGAACAGCCGTGCTCGATATGGCAGCAAATATCGGTGTGGGTTTCTCGAAATTTGTGAGTCTTGGGAATAAAGCGCTTCTTGATGAGTCGGCACTGCTTGAATATTTTGCAAATGATAGGAAGACGAAGGTGATTGCTATATACGCCGAGGATCTTCGAAATCCTACGGCAATTAAGAATGTGGCGCGCGCGATGGCACTGGCAAAGAAGTCGAAACCAATCATCATACTCAAATCAGGGAAAACATCGGCAGGTGCACAGGCGCTTTCATCGCACACCGGGTCTCTTGCGGGAAATGATGCGAGTTATGAGGCGCTCTTTGAGGAGGCGGGGATTCTTCGTGCCGAGACAGCGGAAGAGCTCTTTTTGCTGGCGCGAGGTTTCTCGCTTCTCCCGCTTCCTCTGGGGAAAAATATTGCCGTACTCACCAATGCCGGCGGTCCGGGTGTGCTCTCTGCGGATGCGGCGCTTGAGTCAGGACTTTCGCTTGCGCCGCTTTCTGAGGCGACGATGACCGAATTGCGTTCGTTTTTGCCACTAGCTTCGGGTGTGAAAAATCCAGTTGATATCTTGGGCGATGCAAAAAGTGACCGCTATGCTCGTGCGCTCGACACGATTCTTCTCGATACGTCCGTTCATATGGTGATGGTGGTGCTCACGCCACAGTCTATGACGGATGTTGAAGCAATAGCAGAAGTAATCGCGGAGCGTGCCAAAGTGGCTACTGTGCCAATGGTTGCTGCCTTCATGGGAGGGAAGCTGGTTGCTGGTGGCATCAAAGTGCTTCTGCGAAAAAAGGTCCCTGTAGTCGGGTTTCCGGAAGATGGCATACATATGCTCGCCGCACTCGCGCACTTTCGCGAAATGCGAGAAGAGATGCGGGTTGATGCGGGAGATTTCTCAGGATTCGAAGCATCGGGAACGATTGACCGGTCGCGAGTCGAAGCGATTTTCCATGAAATAGAAGTATCTGGACGGAAGGCGTTGTCGGCAGTGGAGACGCTCGAGGTGTTTTCGGCGTATGGACTCTCTCTGCCTCGATATGCTGTTGCAACGACTGCCGAAGAGGCGAGTCGAGTGGCACGTGAGATTGGCACACCTTGTGCGCTGAAAATTCTGTCGGAAGACATCACACACAAGAGCGACGCAGGCGGTGTCCTTCTCAATATCTCGCCGGAAAATGCCGGAGCGTCGTTTCAGGCGATTATAGACCGTGTGAGAGCTTCTTCTCCCGAGGCGAAGATAGAGGGCGTATTATTTATGGAAATGGCAGCAAGGGGTGGTATTGAACTCATTGCGGGCAGCTTCCGCGATCCAAACTTGGGACAGACTATTATGCTCGGGAGTGGCGGTATCTATGTCGAAATTTTGAAAGACGCGGCGTTTGGTCTCGCTCCGGTTTCTCGGAATCGTGCCGAAGAAATGCTTCGGAAACTCCGAATCTTCCCGCTGCTCGATGGTGCGCGCGGTGGCACGAAATACGATGTTGCTTCCGTCGTTGAATGCGTCGGTCGCCTCTCGCAACTTCTCGCTGATTTCCCCGCTATCCACGAACTCGACATCAACCCAATTATCGTCTATCCGCAGTCTTCAGAGAGCACACATGCTCTCATTGTCGATGGTCGACTGTCATTGTGA
- a CDS encoding peptidylprolyl isomerase, with protein MPQTAPSPQVADDQTSADSPDSTQSNPASTNVKPTTESPAVKEDTSQKDADLKFLKKYDGAIIKTSKGNITVHFYNDDAPKTVNNFLKLASENFYDGIRFHRVIKGFIIQAGDPNSKDENWSDDGQGGPGYAFDDEINSHKLIEGSVAMANSGPNTNGSQFFIVTAKSTPLLDGKYTNFGEVTDGMDVVNKIEKVDTNKNDHPKENITIDSIEFMKK; from the coding sequence ATGCCACAAACAGCACCCTCGCCGCAAGTCGCCGACGATCAGACATCGGCAGATTCGCCAGATTCAACTCAAAGCAATCCAGCGTCAACCAATGTGAAACCAACAACAGAAAGCCCTGCTGTCAAAGAAGATACCTCTCAAAAAGACGCCGATTTGAAATTCCTCAAGAAATACGATGGCGCTATTATCAAAACAAGCAAAGGAAATATTACGGTGCACTTCTACAATGACGACGCGCCAAAAACCGTGAATAACTTTCTCAAACTCGCCAGCGAGAATTTCTATGACGGCATCCGATTCCATCGCGTCATCAAGGGTTTCATCATCCAAGCAGGCGACCCCAATTCTAAAGATGAGAATTGGTCGGACGACGGACAAGGCGGACCCGGCTACGCTTTCGACGACGAGATAAACTCACACAAACTCATCGAAGGCTCCGTCGCCATGGCAAACTCCGGACCAAACACAAATGGTTCACAATTCTTCATCGTCACCGCCAAATCGACACCGCTCTTGGACGGCAAATACACCAACTTCGGCGAAGTGACGGATGGCATGGACGTCGTCAACAAAATAGAAAAAGTCGACACCAACAAAAACGACCACCCCAAAGAAAACATCACCATCGACAGCATAGAGTTCATGAAGAAATAG
- a CDS encoding DUF1361 domain-containing protein has protein sequence MSRKNCFLAVLNLLLAGSFSMLAARMFVAMTDGYFFLLWNLFLAVIPYAFAVAFERIARKSVSMTWSAWVVFFLWLFFFPNAPYIVTDFVHLPWEYMWSRNFIYDFSLIAVFAVTGLLLGMGALFRVHRVLRRMIGDMWAGFMIVSVIFLSGVGMYLGRFLRWNSWDAFLNPLEMLRDTVSHYGDPVWFGRAVTLSCFFAIFIGLSYLLFVAAYWLLGLRENRARECVGRNDE, from the coding sequence ATGTCTCGAAAAAACTGCTTTTTGGCGGTGCTCAATCTTCTGCTTGCGGGGTCGTTTTCAATGCTCGCAGCACGGATGTTTGTGGCGATGACGGATGGTTACTTTTTTCTTCTCTGGAATTTGTTCTTGGCGGTGATACCATATGCGTTCGCTGTAGCATTTGAACGAATTGCTCGGAAGAGTGTTTCCATGACGTGGAGTGCGTGGGTCGTGTTTTTTCTCTGGCTCTTTTTCTTTCCAAACGCGCCATATATCGTGACGGATTTCGTGCATTTGCCATGGGAATATATGTGGTCACGGAATTTTATCTACGATTTTTCACTCATTGCTGTGTTTGCGGTGACGGGATTGCTCTTGGGAATGGGGGCACTCTTTCGGGTGCATCGTGTGCTTCGGCGGATGATTGGTGATATGTGGGCAGGTTTCATGATAGTCTCGGTGATTTTTCTTTCGGGCGTAGGGATGTATCTTGGGCGGTTTCTTCGGTGGAACAGTTGGGATGCATTTCTCAATCCTCTCGAGATGCTTCGTGATACCGTTTCGCACTATGGCGATCCGGTATGGTTTGGTCGTGCCGTCACGCTTTCGTGTTTTTTTGCGATATTTATCGGGCTGTCGTATCTCCTCTTTGTAGCTGCATACTGGCTTCTCGGGTTGCGAGAGAATCGTGCTCGCGAGTGTGTTGGCAGAAACGATGAATAA
- a CDS encoding PD-(D/E)XK nuclease family protein → MRLSYSSLGTYQTCPLKYKFKEINRLREPKSKEAVFGTLVHSTLKFFHEPALLPPSLEDALNHFSKNWNDAVYDNPDEERAAFSAGVDIIRRYAEHNDPKDFAIIALESPFQIEIADSTGTTHTIKGIIDRIDKTPTGYEIIDYKTGRKMPSQADVDHNLQLSVYAKAFLARYPKEAEHLESLTVSLYFLKHGVKLSSTRTAGDLQKVDDIFLETIQEIEAGHFEPRVNPLCDWCGFQKICPMWKHKFRELRTATTEEKEQAVNDYLATKRAIELDKQKLMKLQATILEYMDAEDVERLFGDAGIIERARTQKYDYDANKLRDYLEPLGKWESVLAVNQTLVKKTLASLPLETRTAIESEAKTIGKETTTLRVKKTLAEDTDE, encoded by the coding sequence ATGCGCCTCTCCTACTCATCTCTCGGCACGTATCAGACGTGCCCGCTGAAGTACAAATTCAAGGAAATCAACCGGCTGAGAGAGCCGAAGTCGAAAGAAGCAGTCTTTGGAACACTCGTTCATTCAACGCTGAAATTTTTCCATGAGCCAGCACTTCTCCCGCCTTCGCTCGAAGACGCGCTCAATCATTTCTCCAAAAACTGGAATGACGCGGTCTATGATAACCCAGATGAGGAGCGCGCCGCTTTCTCCGCTGGCGTCGATATAATCCGACGCTACGCCGAACACAATGACCCAAAAGACTTCGCCATCATCGCGCTCGAAAGTCCGTTTCAAATAGAGATTGCCGACTCAACTGGCACGACACATACCATAAAGGGCATCATCGATCGCATCGACAAGACACCGACCGGTTACGAAATCATCGACTACAAAACCGGACGCAAGATGCCCTCCCAAGCGGACGTCGATCACAATCTCCAACTCTCCGTCTATGCCAAAGCATTCCTCGCCCGCTATCCAAAAGAGGCTGAGCATCTGGAAAGTCTCACGGTAAGCCTCTATTTTCTCAAGCACGGCGTAAAACTTTCCTCAACAAGAACCGCAGGAGACCTCCAAAAAGTTGACGATATTTTCTTGGAGACAATCCAAGAAATAGAAGCCGGGCACTTTGAGCCGCGTGTAAATCCCCTTTGCGATTGGTGCGGCTTTCAGAAGATCTGCCCCATGTGGAAACACAAATTCCGTGAGCTCCGCACCGCAACCACCGAGGAAAAAGAACAAGCCGTCAATGACTACCTCGCCACCAAACGTGCGATTGAGCTCGACAAACAAAAGCTCATGAAACTCCAGGCGACCATACTGGAATATATGGACGCCGAAGATGTTGAACGGCTTTTCGGTGATGCCGGAATCATCGAGCGAGCACGAACGCAGAAATATGACTACGATGCCAACAAACTTCGCGATTACCTCGAGCCGCTTGGCAAGTGGGAAAGCGTCCTTGCTGTCAATCAGACACTCGTCAAGAAAACACTCGCCTCACTTCCACTCGAAACACGCACGGCAATAGAGTCTGAAGCGAAAACAATCGGAAAAGAAACCACCACACTCCGTGTCAAGAAAACCCTTGCCGAGGATACGGATGAATAG
- the uvrB gene encoding excinuclease ABC subunit UvrB, giving the protein MSRENNTFRLVAPYVPAGDQPKAIASLVSGLRAGMNRQTLLGVTGSGKTFTMANVIQQIGKPALVIAHNKTLAAQLAQEYQGFFPDAAVHYFVSYYDFYQPEAYIPASDTYIEKDAAINVEIERLRHASTQALLTRRDTIIVASVSCIYGLGSPEEYERENMRVELGMPCSRAEFLRALIGRHFERTNVDLSPGTFRAMGNRIEVMPVQEKAIFEIELSGNAIGRIRKIDPVSQTILEEPSNFFLFPAKHFVTTEEEQKKSLVSIRTELEEQLKKMTDAGKLLEADRLKRRTNYDLSMIEEIGYTNGIENYSRHLSGKAPGEPPETLLSYFPKTPDGQSDFLTIIDESHVTLPQIRGMYAGDQSRKKTLVEHGFRLPSALDNRPLRGEEFEARVGQTLFTSATPGDEERRTSKNIVEQVIRPTGLVDPLLIIQPVRADGEYAGQIQNFIAEAEKEIAKDGRVIATTLTKKMAEDLSTFLKEKNIKAEYLHSDVKTIDRIRILTNFRKGNFDCLVGVNLLREGLDLPEVTFIGILDADKEGFLRSETALIQTIGRAARNVSGRVALYADRVTGSLKRAIDETNRRRDIQLAYNVKHNITPITIRKEIHDITDKMESDHDRAVRADLALDEKVFGNDKKKLIRRKKSEMNEAVKVLDFETAALLRDEIQELEGLEKK; this is encoded by the coding sequence ATGTCAAGAGAAAACAATACCTTTCGTCTCGTGGCGCCGTATGTTCCGGCAGGGGATCAGCCGAAGGCGATAGCGTCGCTTGTTTCGGGGTTGCGAGCGGGAATGAATCGGCAGACCCTCTTGGGGGTGACGGGATCAGGGAAGACCTTCACGATGGCAAATGTGATTCAGCAGATAGGGAAGCCGGCTCTGGTCATCGCACACAACAAGACGCTTGCTGCACAGCTTGCTCAGGAATATCAGGGGTTTTTCCCCGATGCGGCGGTGCACTATTTCGTCTCGTACTACGACTTCTATCAGCCGGAGGCATATATTCCCGCAAGCGATACGTATATTGAGAAAGACGCCGCAATCAATGTGGAGATCGAGCGGTTGCGGCATGCGTCGACGCAGGCGCTCCTCACGCGTCGCGACACGATTATCGTCGCGTCGGTGTCGTGCATCTATGGCTTGGGGTCGCCGGAAGAATACGAACGCGAGAATATGCGGGTCGAACTCGGCATGCCGTGTTCGCGTGCGGAATTTCTTCGGGCGCTTATCGGTCGGCATTTCGAGCGGACGAATGTCGATCTCTCGCCAGGCACATTTCGTGCGATGGGAAATCGAATCGAGGTGATGCCGGTGCAAGAGAAAGCCATCTTCGAAATCGAGCTCTCGGGAAATGCAATCGGGCGAATTCGGAAAATAGACCCCGTGTCGCAAACCATTCTCGAAGAGCCAAGCAATTTTTTTCTTTTCCCGGCAAAGCATTTCGTGACGACAGAAGAAGAGCAGAAAAAATCACTCGTTTCCATTCGGACTGAGCTGGAGGAACAGCTCAAAAAAATGACGGACGCCGGGAAACTTCTTGAAGCAGATCGACTCAAACGCCGGACAAACTATGACCTCTCGATGATTGAGGAAATCGGCTATACCAATGGTATTGAGAATTATTCGCGGCACCTTTCGGGGAAGGCGCCCGGCGAGCCGCCTGAGACGCTGCTCTCGTATTTCCCGAAGACTCCTGATGGGCAGTCGGACTTCCTCACTATTATTGATGAATCGCACGTCACACTTCCACAAATTCGTGGCATGTATGCGGGTGACCAGTCACGCAAGAAGACGCTTGTCGAGCACGGCTTTCGACTTCCGTCCGCGCTCGACAATCGTCCGCTTCGTGGCGAAGAATTTGAGGCGCGTGTCGGGCAGACTCTTTTTACGTCCGCGACGCCGGGCGATGAAGAACGGCGAACGAGCAAGAATATCGTCGAGCAAGTGATACGCCCGACGGGACTCGTCGATCCTCTGCTGATAATTCAGCCCGTTCGCGCTGATGGAGAATATGCCGGACAGATCCAAAATTTCATCGCCGAAGCGGAGAAAGAAATCGCCAAAGATGGCAGAGTTATTGCAACGACACTGACCAAGAAGATGGCGGAAGACCTCTCGACATTTCTCAAGGAGAAGAACATCAAGGCAGAATATTTGCACAGCGATGTGAAGACAATCGATCGGATTCGCATTCTCACTAATTTTCGCAAGGGAAATTTCGACTGTCTTGTTGGTGTGAACTTGCTGCGCGAAGGGCTTGATCTTCCCGAGGTGACATTTATCGGCATTTTGGACGCGGACAAAGAAGGATTCTTGCGATCGGAAACCGCGCTTATTCAGACAATCGGACGCGCGGCGCGAAATGTTTCGGGGCGCGTCGCACTCTATGCGGATAGAGTGACTGGTTCACTCAAGCGCGCAATCGACGAGACGAATCGCCGTCGTGATATTCAGCTCGCGTACAATGTCAAGCACAACATTACGCCGATCACTATCCGCAAGGAAATTCACGACATTACCGATAAGATGGAAAGTGATCACGATCGCGCCGTCCGCGCCGATCTCGCGCTCGATGAAAAAGTATTTGGTAATGACAAAAAGAAACTCATTCGCCGAAAGAAGAGCGAGATGAATGAAGCCGTGAAAGTTCTCGACTTCGAAACCGCCGCTCTCTTGCGCGACGAGATACAGGAATTAGAAGGACTTGAAAAGAAGTAA
- a CDS encoding divergent PAP2 family protein, whose protein sequence is MIRNEIMLFLIPILVGIITEGIKFANYCRKHGWDLRYSIAYGHMPSAHTAFVSSLVTTVALIDGFTKTSFAIALTLAIIVVFDALRLRVYMGEHARYLNNLTKELKLDESNFPRLKERVGHKPEEVAVGALVGILLTLLFFAVWGI, encoded by the coding sequence ATGATTCGAAACGAAATTATGCTCTTCCTAATTCCGATTCTCGTCGGCATCATCACTGAGGGTATCAAGTTTGCCAATTACTGTCGCAAACACGGCTGGGATCTGCGCTACTCGATAGCCTATGGACACATGCCGAGCGCGCACACGGCGTTCGTCTCTTCCCTCGTGACAACCGTCGCCCTCATCGATGGCTTCACCAAGACATCATTTGCCATCGCGCTCACGCTCGCCATCATCGTTGTCTTCGACGCACTTCGTCTGCGCGTCTACATGGGCGAGCATGCACGCTATCTCAACAATCTCACCAAAGAGCTCAAACTCGACGAATCAAATTTCCCTCGCCTCAAAGAGCGTGTCGGACACAAACCCGAAGAAGTCGCTGTCGGCGCCCTAGTCGGAATCCTGCTCACCCTCCTCTTCTTCGCCGTTTGGGGGATATAA
- a CDS encoding LemA family protein encodes MAIYILLGIVVVLVVWGVAAYNGLVMFKNRAGEAWSDIDVQLKRRYDLIPNLVSTVKGYAAHESGVFQKVTEARSQAMQAGGTVEKAQAENMLSGALKSLFAVAEAYPDLKANQNFLELQRELSDTENKIQASRRFYNGVVMEYNTKIETVPTNIIANMFTFTKREFFELEEEAAKQPVKVEF; translated from the coding sequence ATGGCGATTTATATTTTGCTTGGAATAGTGGTCGTTCTTGTGGTGTGGGGAGTAGCGGCATACAATGGCTTGGTTATGTTCAAGAATCGCGCTGGAGAAGCGTGGAGCGATATCGATGTTCAGCTCAAACGTCGCTATGATCTCATCCCAAATCTGGTAAGTACAGTGAAAGGCTATGCTGCACATGAGTCCGGTGTTTTCCAGAAGGTGACCGAGGCGCGGAGTCAGGCAATGCAAGCAGGTGGCACAGTGGAGAAAGCGCAGGCGGAGAATATGCTCTCGGGTGCCCTGAAGAGTCTCTTTGCGGTTGCAGAAGCGTACCCCGATCTCAAAGCGAATCAGAATTTCCTCGAGCTTCAGCGCGAGCTCTCCGATACGGAAAACAAGATTCAGGCATCACGTCGCTTCTACAATGGTGTCGTGATGGAGTACAACACGAAGATAGAAACCGTTCCGACAAATATCATTGCTAACATGTTCACCTTTACCAAGCGCGAATTCTTCGAACTCGAAGAAGAAGCAGCAAAGCAACCGGTGAAAGTGGAATTTTAG
- a CDS encoding M48 family metallopeptidase → MATLYTSYDKNTRLTWAYITGFLVFVIGVGYVFAGAMQSSAILYGAVIFSIIMSFGSYWWSDKIVLAMSGAKEVTHENGREIYRLVENLCITAGLPTPKIYIIEDSAMNAFATGRDAKHGVICLTTGIINRLEKIELEGVIAHELSHIGNRDILLSTVVVVMVGFVTLLADWFRNWAFFGRRSDDRESGQLQFVFMILAIVLSILAPIAAVLMQLAISRKREFLADASGALLTRYPEGLASALLKISGDTEPLEAANRATAHLYIANPFKGKKMMNLFMTHPPMEERIAALRGMKL, encoded by the coding sequence ATGGCAACTCTGTATACGAGTTATGACAAGAACACTCGATTGACCTGGGCTTATATCACGGGGTTTTTGGTGTTTGTGATTGGGGTGGGGTATGTGTTTGCGGGCGCGATGCAGTCGAGTGCGATTCTCTACGGGGCGGTGATTTTCTCAATCATTATGAGCTTTGGCTCCTATTGGTGGAGTGACAAGATCGTGCTCGCGATGAGCGGCGCCAAGGAAGTGACGCATGAGAATGGTCGCGAGATTTATCGTCTCGTTGAAAACCTCTGCATCACAGCGGGGTTGCCGACGCCCAAGATTTATATTATCGAAGATTCTGCGATGAACGCTTTTGCGACAGGACGCGATGCGAAGCACGGCGTGATTTGTCTCACAACAGGTATTATCAACCGGCTTGAGAAAATAGAGCTTGAGGGAGTGATTGCACATGAATTGTCGCATATCGGGAATCGTGATATTTTGCTCTCGACGGTGGTTGTGGTGATGGTGGGATTTGTGACACTTCTCGCGGATTGGTTTCGTAACTGGGCGTTTTTCGGTCGGCGAAGCGATGATCGTGAGAGCGGGCAATTGCAATTTGTTTTTATGATTCTCGCCATCGTACTCTCTATTCTCGCGCCGATTGCTGCCGTGCTTATGCAGCTCGCCATTTCGCGAAAGAGGGAATTCTTGGCAGATGCGTCAGGTGCGCTTCTGACTCGTTATCCAGAAGGACTTGCGAGTGCCCTTTTGAAGATTTCGGGCGACACGGAGCCACTCGAAGCCGCGAATCGCGCGACAGCTCATCTCTATATTGCCAACCCTTTTAAGGGTAAGAAGATGATGAATCTTTTCATGACACATCCGCCGATGGAAGAGCGGATTGCGGCACTTCGTGGGATGAAACTCTAG
- a CDS encoding DUF4870 domain-containing protein codes for MSEETSEKKEENAKAWETVHEGAEAPKVDKDVEENKVVAALSYLGPLFFIPLFLKRESPFCQFHAKQGLALFIVWIVGKFVFWFPIFGWAIAIAVAVLNIMALIKTLAGEKWDIPLIGDLAKKINI; via the coding sequence ATGTCAGAAGAAACATCTGAGAAAAAGGAAGAGAATGCAAAAGCATGGGAAACCGTACATGAGGGTGCTGAGGCACCGAAGGTGGATAAGGATGTTGAGGAGAACAAGGTTGTCGCGGCGCTGAGTTATCTCGGACCCCTCTTTTTCATTCCGCTTTTTCTCAAACGTGAGAGCCCGTTTTGTCAGTTTCATGCAAAACAAGGGTTGGCGCTTTTCATTGTCTGGATAGTCGGGAAGTTTGTCTTTTGGTTCCCGATATTTGGGTGGGCGATCGCAATCGCAGTTGCGGTGCTCAATATTATGGCTTTAATAAAGACTCTTGCCGGGGAGAAGTGGGATATACCGCTTATTGGAGACCTTGCAAAGAAAATCAACATCTAG
- the pyk gene encoding pyruvate kinase, translated as MKKNTKIVATIGPASESKEKLREMAEAGMNVVRLNFSHGEYAWHEMVINRVREVSEELKRPIAILADIQGPRIRTQIDEPFHVAKGDAVFVGDISNEAEFPKTRGHWFFLDQPNIVHDINVDDLILVEDGLLQFRVMKKEGNVLELEAVNDGEVKNHKGVNLPDSKLQLPVITEKDTRDLHFVVEHGVDYVGLSFVGNADDIRLARTVMAEGGLAESALPKIVAKIERKEAVKNLSEIVHEADAVMVARGDLGIELPETRVAILQKEIIAASLSAVRPVIVATQMMKSMTENPRPTRAEVSDVTNAVIDHADAVMLSEESAMGKYPVETIRTMSEIIASTEESPFDNVYQTIGMNLRSEYATMVRSVYELAKSYDAEIILLMSESGFTARLMSHFRPDSRLFVATNNQNAWNRMALFWGVDATLFADNTQLDGIIDRLIEKLLAEGKVKKGERAVLCLGRHRKSDQLQLVGVREIG; from the coding sequence ATGAAAAAGAATACCAAGATCGTGGCGACGATTGGTCCGGCATCGGAGTCGAAGGAGAAATTGCGCGAGATGGCAGAGGCGGGCATGAATGTGGTGCGACTTAATTTTTCTCATGGCGAGTATGCTTGGCATGAGATGGTAATCAATCGCGTGCGTGAGGTGTCTGAAGAATTGAAGCGTCCGATTGCTATTCTTGCGGATATTCAGGGTCCGCGTATTCGGACTCAGATAGACGAACCGTTTCACGTTGCAAAGGGGGATGCAGTCTTTGTGGGAGATATTTCAAATGAGGCGGAATTTCCAAAGACGCGCGGGCATTGGTTCTTTCTTGACCAGCCGAATATTGTTCACGATATCAATGTCGACGATCTCATTTTGGTGGAAGACGGTCTCTTGCAGTTTCGCGTCATGAAGAAGGAGGGGAATGTTCTCGAACTTGAGGCGGTGAATGATGGTGAAGTGAAAAATCACAAAGGTGTAAATCTTCCCGACTCAAAACTTCAGCTCCCGGTTATTACTGAGAAGGATACGCGAGATCTTCATTTCGTTGTGGAGCATGGTGTTGACTATGTCGGGCTCTCGTTTGTCGGGAATGCCGATGATATCCGCTTGGCACGCACAGTGATGGCGGAGGGCGGTCTTGCGGAATCGGCACTGCCCAAGATTGTGGCAAAGATTGAGCGAAAAGAAGCGGTCAAGAATCTCAGTGAAATCGTGCATGAAGCGGATGCGGTGATGGTGGCGCGCGGCGACCTCGGCATCGAGCTTCCCGAGACGCGCGTCGCTATTTTGCAGAAAGAAATCATTGCGGCGAGTCTCTCTGCTGTGCGACCGGTTATCGTGGCAACACAGATGATGAAGTCTATGACTGAGAATCCTCGTCCGACGCGTGCCGAAGTGAGTGATGTCACCAATGCCGTCATCGATCATGCGGACGCCGTGATGCTCTCGGAAGAGTCGGCAATGGGGAAGTATCCCGTCGAGACGATTCGCACGATGAGTGAAATCATTGCCAGTACCGAAGAGTCGCCCTTCGACAATGTATATCAAACTATCGGCATGAATCTTCGTTCCGAATATGCGACCATGGTGCGGAGTGTCTACGAGCTTGCAAAGAGCTATGATGCCGAAATTATCCTCCTTATGAGCGAGAGCGGTTTTACGGCGCGACTCATGTCGCATTTCCGACCGGATTCGCGACTCTTCGTGGCGACGAATAATCAAAATGCATGGAATCGGATGGCACTCTTCTGGGGAGTTGACGCGACGCTTTTTGCGGATAATACTCAACTTGACGGCATCATCGATCGACTCATTGAGAAGCTTCTCGCCGAAGGCAAGGTCAAAAAAGGCGAGCGCGCCGTCCTCTGCCTCGGCCGCCACCGCAAGAGCGACCAGCTCCAGCTCGTCGGCGTACGAGAGATTGGGTAA
- a CDS encoding tyrosine-type recombinase/integrase, which translates to MKRNLENGTDVRYVQELLGHSNIRTTQIYTQVTNPKLKNIKIPL; encoded by the coding sequence GTGAAGCGAAATTTAGAGAACGGTACCGATGTTCGATATGTGCAAGAGCTTTTGGGGCATAGCAATATACGGACGACACAAATCTATACACAGGTAACAAATCCCAAGCTAAAAAACATAAAGATCCCATTGTGA